The Quadrisphaera sp. RL12-1S sequence GAGCGAGGCGGCCACGAGCACCAGCGCGAGCGTCTGGCCGGTGATGGGGACGGGGGTGCCGGGCAGCGGCACCACCACCTGCGCGAGCAGCGCGGTGAGCAGCGCGCCGCCGGTCACGAGCAGGGCGTCGCGCACGCGCGTCGAGGCGCCGACGGCGGGGACGAGGTCTGCCAGCACGGCCCGACGGGGCAGCCGACCAGGGAGGGGAGCGGTGACGGACACGGGAACACCCTGGCAGACGGCGCCGCGCCGCCCAAGGGGGAGCCTCGCGGCGCCTAGAATGGGCAGGACATGATCACAGCGACTGACGTAGAGCTCCGCGCCGGCGCCCGCCTCCTGGTCTCCGGGGCCACCTTCCGCGTCGGTCGCGGTGACAGGGTGGGCCTGGTGGGCCGCAACGGCGCCGGCAAGACCACCCTGACCCGCGTGCTGTCCGGGGAGACCCAGCCGGCCGGCGGCACGGTGACCTCCGACGGGCCCGTGGGCTACCTCCCGCAGGACCCGCGCACCGGCGACCTCGAGCAGTCCGCCATCGCGCGGGTGCTCTCCGCGCGCGACCTGGACTCGGTGGTGGTCAAGATGCGCGCCGCCGAGGCCCAGATGGCCGGGGACGACCCGGTGGCGAGCGCGAAGGCCATGGACCGGTACGCCCGGCTCGAGGCGCGGTTCACCGCCGCCGGCGGCTACGCGGCGGAGGCCGAGGCCCACCGGATCGCCGCCAACCTCAACCTCCCCGAGCGCGTGCTCGCCCAGCCGCTGGGCACGCTGTCCGGCGGCCAGCGCCGCCGCGTGGAGCTGGCGCGCATCCTCTTCTCCGACGCCGAGGTGCTGCTCCTGGACGAGCCCACCAACCACCTCGACGCGGACTCCATCGTCTGGCTGCGCGACCACCTCAGGACGTACTCCGGCGGGCTGGTGGTCATCAGCCACGACGTCGGCCTGCTCGAGGCGGTCTGCACCAAGGTGTTCCACCTCGACGCCAACCGCTCCCAGCTGGACCTGTACAACGTCGGCTGGAAGCTCTACCTCGACCAGCGGCGCATCGACGAGGAGCGGCGCAAGCGGGAGCGCGCCAACGCCGAGAAGAAGGCCGGCACGCTCATGGCCCAGGCCGACAAGATGCGCGCGAAGGCCACCAAGGCCGTCGCGGCGCAGAACATGGCCAAGCGCGCCGAGAAGCTGGTGGCGGGTCTGGAGGACGTGCGCCAGGCCGACCGCGTCGCCAAGCTGCGCTTCCCGTCCCCCGCGGCCTGCGGGCGCACGCCCCTGACCGCGGAGCACCTGTCCAAGTCCTACGGCTCGCTGGAGATCTTCACCGGGGTCGACCTGGCCATCGACAAGGGCAGCAAGGTCGTCGTCCTGGGGCTGAACGGCGCGGGGAAGACCACCCTGCTGCGCCTGCTCGGCGGCGTGGAGACCCCCGACACCGGCGCCGTGGTGCCGGGGCACGGCCTGCGGCTGGGCTACTACGCCCAGGAGCACGAGACCATCGACGTCGACAGGTCCGTGCTCGAGAACATGCGCTCGGCCTCGCCCGACCTGGACGACACCGGCGTGCGCAGCGTGCTGGGCTCCTTCCTCTTCGTCGGGGACGACGTCCACAAGCCGGCCGGGGTGCTCTCCGGCGGGGAGAAGACGCGCCTGGCGCTGGCGATGCTCGTGGTGAGCGCGGCCAACGTGCTGCTGCTCGACGAGCCCACCAACAACCTCGACCCGGCCAGCCGGGAGGAGGTCCTGGACGCCCTGCGGCGCTACGAGGGCGCGGTGGTGCTGGTCACCCACGACGAGGGCGCGGTGCACGCCCTGGAGCCCGAACGGGTGGTGCTCCTCCCCGACGGCCAGGAGGACCTGTGGAGCCCCGAGTACGCCGAGCTGGTCTCCCTCGCCTGACCGGCGGCTGACCGGCGGCTGACCAGCGGCTGAACGCCCGGAACGGGACCAAGGTCCCGTTCCGGCGCGCCGCCCCCCGGGGGATCATCGGAGGCGAGAAGATCGGTGCCGGTGGCACCGGGTGTGACGAGGTCGCACCATGGAGGGCACCATGGTCGTTCCGGACACCGTCGAAGCACTGCGGTGGATGGGCGCGGCCAGCAGGGGACTGGTCGAGGACGACTCAGGAGGACGACACGTGAGTGACAACCCAGTGATCAAGAAGGGTGCTCGCATCACCGGAGGTGAGCGCACCACGCTCGCCGACGACCTGAAGGCGAAGTACGCCCAGGGCGCGAGCATCCGCGCCCTGGCTGCGGAGACGGGCCGTTCCTACGGCTTCGTGCACCGCATCCTCACCGAGAGCGACGTCTCCCTCCGCAGCCGCGGTGGGGCGACGCGGGGCTCCCGCAAGGCGAGCTGAGCCGTCACCGGAGGCGGGTCCGCTCGAACAGCGTGGCGGCCCGCGTCCGGCACA is a genomic window containing:
- a CDS encoding helix-turn-helix domain-containing protein is translated as MSDNPVIKKGARITGGERTTLADDLKAKYAQGASIRALAAETGRSYGFVHRILTESDVSLRSRGGATRGSRKAS
- a CDS encoding ABC-F family ATP-binding cassette domain-containing protein, which translates into the protein MITATDVELRAGARLLVSGATFRVGRGDRVGLVGRNGAGKTTLTRVLSGETQPAGGTVTSDGPVGYLPQDPRTGDLEQSAIARVLSARDLDSVVVKMRAAEAQMAGDDPVASAKAMDRYARLEARFTAAGGYAAEAEAHRIAANLNLPERVLAQPLGTLSGGQRRRVELARILFSDAEVLLLDEPTNHLDADSIVWLRDHLRTYSGGLVVISHDVGLLEAVCTKVFHLDANRSQLDLYNVGWKLYLDQRRIDEERRKRERANAEKKAGTLMAQADKMRAKATKAVAAQNMAKRAEKLVAGLEDVRQADRVAKLRFPSPAACGRTPLTAEHLSKSYGSLEIFTGVDLAIDKGSKVVVLGLNGAGKTTLLRLLGGVETPDTGAVVPGHGLRLGYYAQEHETIDVDRSVLENMRSASPDLDDTGVRSVLGSFLFVGDDVHKPAGVLSGGEKTRLALAMLVVSAANVLLLDEPTNNLDPASREEVLDALRRYEGAVVLVTHDEGAVHALEPERVVLLPDGQEDLWSPEYAELVSLA